In the genome of Anabaena cylindrica PCC 7122, the window AAAAATAAGCGATAAAAGTGGTTGAGCAATAAAAATCCTACGAAATGAGGGGGAAAACTTGAGAGGAGAAAGTGCATACTGGTTAGCTTGGTCACAAATCTCTGGTGTTGGGCCAGTATTACTGCAAAGATTACAACAACATTTTGGGAATTTAGAAACAGCTTGGAAAGCAAATTCCAGTGATTTAAGAACAGTAGAAGGTTTTGGATTTCAAACATTAGAAAAAGTTGTCCAACAGAGAACCCGTTTAAATCCTCAACAACTACTTACCCAACACCAACAAGCAAACCCTCACTTCTGGACACCAGCAGACACAGAATATCCCCAACTGCTGCGAGAAATACCCAGTCCACCTCCATTATTGTACTATCGCGGTGAAGTTGATTTACAAGAAAATTCGGGACAAAAACCCTTAGTAGGAATTGTGGGAACTCGTCAACCTACAGAATATGGAATTAAATGGACTCGTCAAATTAGTACCGCTTTAGCAAAAAATGGTTTTACTGTTGTTTCGGGAATGGCCGAAGGAATAGATACAGAAAGTCATTCAGCAGCAATGAAAGCTGGAGGAAGAACAATAGCGGTTGTGGGAACTGGTGTAGATGTTATTTATCCCCATAAAAATCGAGATTTATATAAAGAGATTTTGAATTCTGGAATAGTAATTAGTGAATATCCATCCAAAACTGCACCTAACCGCACCCATTTTCCGAGAAGAAATCGCATTATTGCTGGTTTAAGTCGTGCAGTATTGGTTATGGAAGCACCGATAAAGTCTGGTGCATTAATTACAGCTACCTATGCGAATGAATTTTGTAGAGATGTTTATGCTTTACCGGGAAGAGTTGATGATCAACCATCACAAGGTTGTTTAAAATTAATTAGTCAAGGTGCTGGTATTATTAATCAGCAATTAAGTGAATTATTAACAATGTTGGGAGCAATTCCCAAAATAGATGTAGAGATACCATTAGTTAAATCTGCTCCTTTACCTAATTTATCAGCAGAATTACAACAGGTAATGGATACTCTATCTACTGATGCTTTATCTTTTGATTATATTGTGCAGAAAACAGGTATGAATGCTGGTTTAGTTTCTAGTTCTTTATTGCAGTTAGAACTCATGGGTTTAGTTACCCAACTTCCCGGAATGCGATATCAAAGATGTTGAGACAAGGTTTGCAAAATCATGAAATTTACTCAAATAATGATTCTACATCTCTATAGCCACTAGCAATCTGAGTAATACTAATTTTTTCTTGAACATCACCGATTTAGTCTAAACTTCAAATGATTGGGATCATAATATAAATTCATATCACTAGCGTAAAGATTTTATAGCAATTCCCAAGCTCATGAAATACACCCCACCCGCGCTGTCGCGCACCCTCCACTTACCAAGGGTTGGGGAATAACTGGCCACGGCTAGTTGTAAGGCGATAGATTGATTGTTAAGCTGGGTCGGTTCAGCTAGAAAAGGTTTTAAATCGGAAATAGTGAGCGATCGCAACAATTCCATCATCTCACACAGGAATCTAAGAGGATTCCTATATCTTAAATTTTTACTTGGCTTTTGGAATTGTTCAAAATTCTTTTCAGGGAAGTTTCTTTAACCAGCATGACAGCTTGGTTTATCTCTAACCACAAACGTTCTCTTTGGGCTGCTTCTGGCCAATCTTCTAAAACTTTCTCTACTGGTAGCAAAAATAAATTAACTCGATAAGTATTACCACCTTTTTGATATTTGTAAGCGCCCAGTTTCTCAGCGTTCACTTGACCAATCACTCCCGCTTCTTCCCAGGCTTCTTTTGCAGCTGAATCATGTGGACTCA includes:
- the dprA gene encoding DNA-processing protein DprA, yielding MRGESAYWLAWSQISGVGPVLLQRLQQHFGNLETAWKANSSDLRTVEGFGFQTLEKVVQQRTRLNPQQLLTQHQQANPHFWTPADTEYPQLLREIPSPPPLLYYRGEVDLQENSGQKPLVGIVGTRQPTEYGIKWTRQISTALAKNGFTVVSGMAEGIDTESHSAAMKAGGRTIAVVGTGVDVIYPHKNRDLYKEILNSGIVISEYPSKTAPNRTHFPRRNRIIAGLSRAVLVMEAPIKSGALITATYANEFCRDVYALPGRVDDQPSQGCLKLISQGAGIINQQLSELLTMLGAIPKIDVEIPLVKSAPLPNLSAELQQVMDTLSTDALSFDYIVQKTGMNAGLVSSSLLQLELMGLVTQLPGMRYQRC
- a CDS encoding NUDIX hydrolase — translated: MAQKNTKILQQSGVIPYRIKDGKIEVLLITTRNSQNWVIPKGGICKGMSPHDSAAKEAWEEAGVIGQVNAEKLGAYKYQKGGNTYRVNLFLLPVEKVLEDWPEAAQRERLWLEINQAVMLVKETSLKRILNNSKSQVKI